In Amblyraja radiata isolate CabotCenter1 chromosome 39, sAmbRad1.1.pri, whole genome shotgun sequence, the following proteins share a genomic window:
- the tcim gene encoding transcriptional and immune response regulator: MEAAEECGPYAQLVSPLVYGQRFDTHLRKAALPDIFHSVNHTAMQRLFQRAGDKKAEERASIICTNQSSEEINRALLALRVRRREKLTQIFRLGWKSVKLLSGSHT, from the coding sequence ATGGAAGCGGCCGAGGAGTGCGGACCTTACGCTCAGCTGGTCAGCCCTCTGGTTTACGGACAGAGGTTCGACACACACCTCCGCAAGGCAGCCCTGCCGGACATCTTCCACTCGGTCAATCACACGGCCATGCAGAGGCTCTTCCAGAGAGCCGGAGACAAGAAGGCAGAGGAGAGGGCGAGCATCATCTGCACTAACCAGAGCAGCGAGGAGATCAATCGGGCTCTGCTGGCGCTCCGGGTGCGGAGGCGAGAGAAACTCACCCAGATCTTTCGCCTGGGCTGGAAATCGGTGAAACTCCTATCAGGGAGCCACACCTGA